One Elaeis guineensis isolate ETL-2024a chromosome 10, EG11, whole genome shotgun sequence genomic window carries:
- the LOC105053266 gene encoding probable NAD(P)H dehydrogenase (quinone) FQR1-like 2, translated as MGKGGGCMPSKKRQPAVASENAGGARNAPVPPEDKSHDDSEAAAAPQPPAELKLKLFIVFYSMYGHVESLAKQMKKGVDGIDGVEGVLYRVPETLPPEILEQMKAPPKDPEIPVISAAELVEADGILFGFPTRFGCMAAQMKAFFDSTGKLWREQKLVGKPAGFFVSTGTQGGGQETTAWTAITQLAHHGMLYVPIGYTFGAGMFKMDDIRGGSPYGAGVFAGDGSRGPSEMELLLLSTRESIWLQ; from the exons ATGGGGAAAGGAGGAGGTTGCATGCCGAGCAAGAAGCGGCAGCCTGCGGTCGCGTCGGAGAACGCGGGCGGCGCGAGGAACGCCCCTGTCCCCCCTGAGGACAAGAGCCACGATGACTCAGAGGCCGCGGCAGCGCCACAGCCGCCGGCGGAGCTCAAGCTGAAGCTCTTCATCGTGTTCTATTCCATGTATGGCCACGTGGAGAGCCTGGCGAAGCAGATGAAGAAAGGGGTGGACGGCATCGACGGCGTCGAGGGTGTGCTATACCGCGTTCCGGAGACCCTCCCGCCGGAGATCTTGGAGCAGATGAAGGCGCCGCCCAAGGACCCGGAAATTCCAGTCATATCGGCGGCGGAGCTGGTGGAGGCGGACGGGATACTGTTTGGGTTCCCGACGAGGTTTGGGTGCATGGCGGCACAGATGAAGGCCTTCTTTGATTCCACTGGGAAGCTGTGGAGGGAGCAGAAGCTCGTCGGCAAGCCCGCCGGATTCTTTGTGAGCACCGGGACCCAGGGTGGAGGGCAGGAAACAACTGC ATGGACTGCAATTACCCAGTTAGCCCACCATGGGATGCTATATGTTCCCATTGGTTACACTTTTGGAGCAGGTATGTTCAAGATGGATGACATCAGAGGTGGTTCTCCATATGGTGCTGGTGTTTTTGCTGGTGATGGCTCAAGGGGACCTAGTGAAATGGAGCTTCTCTTGCTGAGCACCAGGGAAAGTATATGGCTTCAATAG